A genome region from Portunus trituberculatus isolate SZX2019 chromosome 40, ASM1759143v1, whole genome shotgun sequence includes the following:
- the LOC123516046 gene encoding uncharacterized protein LOC123516046: protein MNAQEYEEVPEEVVETSFMCGECFLLFPTTEDFNAHHCQVAEVVKVEDGSTQHVEVNQPTTSTLDVPQSTEIHIAGTWEAGESEAAMEEAVASILGERMKRTALQEHPPPKVQLVHTSEMSEGEVGLSTIKETQVDPLLEHTVEDTHHMESNVQLDAVEIPTTNLYMYDNPVYLNRLMKDNTFGRRVRHDAPYSQRLGPWDNKSSRMLIQLLGEYPRAYFILDKECKRTEAWELIRIRLAEADFQFTVLQIRMRWRELCKKYRNTVNHNDMFKTRKTCQFFDEMNELFGVWDHPATLLLIRQLETNGGKPLGQNGGTRMRIKVWEHIRQVLASHGYNYTADQVQGRWSNLVTLYQRMVEHNSRPHNEPITIAFKDHIERIFNYVPERNSKWLKIMEKRGKCPKSVPKKWSAAVERKLLTYYYERVYRFNNDHIDNTTLWKEIVQKLEDEDGYYTTIEKVRTRFYELTKQFSISEQHNAQPGTIRRECKHHEMLAEIYNTYNFWPHDRSTIKMEKTNTIRMRQVNTQLMWNEDQSRTLLQLYPQVLVSHVASGDHQPIEELWLQLAKAYMNAANDRKQCYEIEEHIALMRRGYHSQNPFPFVTEMQLLEETESTFGFVPDSLPITGDQLISYWSHRAAHLLLDLVIHHRQEGVKNSGLFEAISRDLADYGYRYTGEECRVYYSLLRQVYTNRLRTIKRNKEMIKPFPYMDKMAEVDAVVSQPKFVETPENRQAILSAATSKVDELKGKEGEVQIAHWLVNLKMSLKCKEAVVPPPPVKCLARILAEIVEASSHEANLDKCCTALSDHLNHLKLIAGKGISNAESNNMYKSRGRKPTPKSVAQPKYGNVQWTEKNLITMLRIIIEWKLLCHDSVEVEVMLGNRQPLWREVASSISDHYKLDPAKCYARFSQLCREYKSVMTFNARLGKTDGAKSVVCQDLLDCIMSLDVFHDAQLDLRDRWWASDKSRSWGQDETLDLIFTVREMWTGSSKVNWDVVSEMMAASGYKHTGESCQQRFQCLFKSYQAAVEHNQHCNIRTRRRPPFYYKLRDLFGTCDMNSTFVTEATENPNQEICLDKTQVLPVLVTLLRKVRGSYCHSVPRRPFLLLLAQHLNEYFQCTTSTFNSCCVWKLMVHLHEIHYDAAEHNTIVQEDMNLGDLWQKNPKPVVAYGLHALPLPGWEKACKWKVNELYLLIEAAVDFVLQQPGLEQKGKTVETVASKLLNVHGYEKTPEQCREQWQYIVTTFLRGGYLQFKEQLNLIHILAPSLLVSLTNNAHISMSMATSHQQQQIAHRADCKTTMSSATEIKDTAMIHSSKKRKVGSHHCSRLPSKEATNDGDETSASENITSFVQINVPSNKSVRKRRTQASISERKREGRSVPYCTEKGIDISADSKNGHSVLRSVKRSSCTSKEKSSKATVNTKRASTSSTDAKLTDSKPSSEKTNSLKAPKDKVQVEVLSITENKTSKLIECRTVEGASPTQSLKLYYPADHPLPPNVRYLYIPQAMFHSNCGSPIGKDPLPNYLEDNSVKASSGINVKQEINCEGDETNEELDRLSEPNDVATFTINPEKEAVLGLLSKYNQHCKHGKERLHDVIQEYHRDHISALKKMTSLFKELQECV, encoded by the exons ATGAACGCCCAGGAGTATGAGGAAGTCCCGGAGGAAGTTGTG GAAACTTCCTTCATGTGTGGGGAGTGTTTCCTGCTTTTTCCGACCACAGAAGACTTCAACGCCCATCACTGTCAAGTGGctgaggtggtgaaggtggaggatggCAGTACACAACATGTGGAGGTCAACCAGCCCACTACTTCCACTCTGGATGTGCCGCAGTCAACAGAAATACACATAG CAGGAACATGGGAGGCTGGAGAATCTGAGGCAGCCATGGAAGAAGCCGTAGCCAGTATCCTTGGAGAAAGGATGAAGCGGACAGCACTTCAGGAACACCCACCCCCCAAGGTCCAGCTGGTGCACACCTCAGaaatgagtgagggagaagtTGGGCTTTCAACCATCAAGGAAACCCAAGTGGATCCTCTTCTGGAGCACACTGTTGAAGACACACATCACATGGAAAGCAATGTGCAGCTGGATGCTGTGGAGATCCCCACCACAAATCTGTACATGTATGACAATCCTGTGTACCTTAACCGCCTCATGAAGGACAACACGTTTGGTCGGCGGGTGCGTCATGATGCTCCCTACAGCCAGCGTCTCG GTCCATGGGATAACAAATCCAGTCGCATGCTTATACAACTTCTCGGGGAATATCCAAGAGCATATTTTATTTTGGATAAAGAGTGTAAAAGAACAGAGGCTTGGGAGCTTATTCGCATCAGGCTGGCTGAGGCTGACTTTCAGTTCACAGTGCTGCAG ATCCGCATGCGTTGGCGGGAGCTGTGCAAGAAATACCGAAACACTGTCAATCATAATGACATGTTTAAGACAAGAAAGACATGTCAGTTCTTTGATGAAATGAATGAGCTTTTTG GAGTGTGGGATCACCCGGCTACACTTCTGCTGATTCGGCAACTTGAAACCAACGGAGGCAAACCTCTAGGCCAAAATGGAGGAACTCGCATGAGAATCAAGGTGTGGGAGCACATACGTCAGGTGTTAGCATCACATGGCTACAA TTATACTGCTGATCAAGTTCAGGGTCGCTGGAGTAACCTGGTGACTCTGTACCAGAGGATGGTGGAGCACAACTCACGGCCGCACAACGAGCCCATCACCATTGCCTTCAAGGACCACATTGAACGAATATTCAATTATGTTCCAGAGCGCAACTCAAAGTGGCTCAAGATAATGGAGAAACGTGGAAAATGTCCCAAGTCGGTGCCAA AAAAGTGGAGTGCAGCAGTGGAGCGGAAGCTGCTGACTTACTACTATGAGAGAGTGTATCGTTTTAATAATGATCACATTGATAACACCACATTGTGGAAGGAAATAGTTCAG AAATTGGAAGATGAAGACGGATACTATACTACCATTGAAAAGGTGCGAACTCGTTTCTATGAACTGACCAAGCAGTTTTCCATATCTGAGCAACACAATGCGCAGCCTGGCACAATACGTCGAGAGTGTAAGCACCATGAAATGCTTGCTGAG atatatAATACCTACAACTTTTGGCCTCATGATAGATCAACAATTAAAATGGAAAAGACCAATACCATTAGAATGAGACAAG TCAACACTCAGTTAATGTGGAATGAAGATCAGTCTCGTACTTTGCTCCAGCTGTATCCACAAGTGTTGGTCTCCCATGTTGCAAGTGGAGACCACCAGCCAATAGAGGAACTGTGGCTGCAGTTGGCAAAGGCGTACATGAATGCTGCAAATGATCGAAAACAGTGTTATGAG ATTGAGGAACACATTGCCTTGATGCGCCGTGGGTACCACAGCCAGAACCCATTCCCTTTTGTTACTGAAATGCAGCTTCTGGAGGAAACAGAATCAACTTTTGGTTTTGTTCCTGATTCTCTACCAATTACTGGTGATCAATTGATCTCATATTGGAGTCACAGAGCTGCACACCTCCTCTTAGATTTGGTCATTCATCACCGCcaggaaggagtaaaaaattCAGGGCTGTTTGAAGCAATCAGTCGTGACCTTGCTGATTATGGATATAG ATACACTGGGGAAGAGTGTCGTGTGTACTACTCCCTCCTGAGGCAGGTGTATACCAACAGACTGAGGACCATCAAGCGGAACAAGGAAATGATCAAACCCTTCCCATACATGGACAAGATGGCAGAAGTGGATGCTGTCGTTTCACAACCAAAGTTTGTTG AAACTCCAGAAAACCGTCAAGCCATACTCAGTGCTGCAACATCCAAAGTGGATGagctgaagggaaaggaaggtgaggtgCAGATTGCTCATTGGCTGGTCAATCTGAAAATGTCCCTCAAGTGTAAGGAagctgttgttcctcctcctcctgttaagtGT CTGGCTCGCATCTTGGCCGAGATAGTAGAAGCGTCTTCCCATGAAGCAAACTTGGATAAATGCTGCACTGCTCTTAGTGACCATCTTAACCATCTGAAATTGATAGCAG GAAAAGGAATTTCTAATGCTGAAAGTAATAATATGTACaaaagcagaggaagaaagCCGACCCCAAAAAGTGTGGCTCAGCCAA AATATGGGAATGTTCAGTGGACGGAGAAGAACCTGATTACTATGCTGAGAATCATCATAGAGTGGAAACTTCTGTGCCATGACAGTGTTGAAGTGGAAGTTATGCTTGGAAATAGACAGCCTTTATGGAGGGAAGTGGCTTCAAGTATCAGTGACCACTACAAGCTTGACCCTGCTAAGTGTTATGCACGATTCAGCCAG CTTTGTCGGGAGTACAAGAGTGTCATGACCTTCAATGCCCGCCTTGGCAAAACTGATGGAGCTAAGTCTGTTGTATGTCAGGACTTATTGGACTGCATCATGTCACTTGATGTTTTCCATGATGCTCAGCTGGATTTAAGAG ACAGATGGTGGGCGAGTGATAAAAGTAGAAGCTGGGGACAGGATGAGACTCTAGACCTCATATTCACTGTGAGGGAAATGTGGACTGGATCATCAAAAGTGAATTGGGATGTG GTAAGTGAGATGATGGCAGCTAGTGGCTACAAACATACTGGTGAGAGCTGCCAGCAAAGATTTCAGTGTCTGTTCAAGAGTTACCAGGCAGCAGTGGAGCACAACCAGCACTGTAACATAAGGACTCGCCGCCGGCCTCCATTTTACTACAAGCTGAGAGATCTTTTTGGTACTTGTGATATGAATTCTACATTTGTAACAG AGGCAACTGAAAACCCAAATCAAGAAATCTGCCTTGACAAAACACAAGTCTTGCCTGTGCTTGTTACCTTACTGAGGAAAGTCAGGGGTAGTTATTGTCACAGTGTTCCACGTAGAccctttctcttgcttctggcCCAGCACCTCAATGAATATTTTCAGTGTACAACATCTACTTTTAATTCCTGCTG TGTGTGGAAACTTATGGTCCATCTGCATGAAATTCACTATGATGCTGCAGAACATAACACTATAGTACAAGAAGACATGAATCTTGGGGATCTGTGGCAGAAGAATCCCAAGCCAGTGGTGGCATATGGTCTtcatgctcttcctcttcctggctGGGAAAAG GCATGCAAGTGGAAAGTCAATGAGTTGTACCTGCTCATAGAAGCTGCTGTTGACTTTGTGCTTCAGCAGCCAGGTTTGGAACAGAAAGGCAAGACTGTTGAGACAGTTGCAAGCAAGTTACTGAATGTGCATGGTTATGAAAAGACTCCAGAGCAGTGTCGAGAACAATGGCAGTATATTGTGACTACTTTCCTTAGAGGTGGTTATTTGCAATTTAAGGAGCAATTAAACCTTATCCATATTTTGGCTCCTTCTCTACTGGTATCACTCACTAATAATGCTCATATCAGTATGTCAATGGCAACAAGTCATCAGCAGCAACAAATAGCCCACAGAGCTGATTGTAAAACTACCATGTCATCAGCTACAGAAATTAAAGATACTGCAATGATACATTcttcaaaaaaaagaaaagtaggaagtcATCATTGTAGTAGACTACCATCAAAGGAAGCAACTAATGATGGCGATGAAACTAGTGCATCAGAAAATATCACATCCTTTGTTCAAATCAATGTTCCAAGCAACAAGAGTGTCAGAAAACGCCGGACTCAGGCTTCtattagtgaaagaaaaagagaagggaggtcaGTTCCATATTGTACAGAAAAAGGTATTGACATCTCTGCTGATAGTAAGAATGGACATAGTGTATTAAGGAGTGTGAAAAGATCGTCTTGCACctcaaaagaaaaatcaagcaaAGCAACTGTCAACACTAAACGAGCCAGTACTTCATCTACTGATGCAAAATTGACCGATTCCAAACCCTCTtcagaaaaaacaaacagcCTAAAAGCACCAAAAGATAAGGTGCAAGTGGAAGTTTTAAGTATTACAGAAAACAAAACTTCCAAATTAATTGAATGTCGCACAGTGGAAGGTGCCAGCCCTACCCAGTCACTTAAACTTTACTATCCAGCAGATCACCCTCTGCCTCCAAATGTTAGATACTTGTATATTCCTCAAGCAATGTTTCATTCTAACTGTGGCTCTCCGATAGGGAAAGATCCATTGCCAAATTATCTAGAAGATAACTCGGTCAAAGCTTCATCTGGGATAAATGTTAAACAGGAGATTAATTGTGAAGGTGATGAGACGAATGAAGAACTGGACAGATTATCAGAACCTAATGATGTAGCTACTTTCACAATAAACCCAGAAAAAGAAGCTGTATTGGGGCTGCTGTCCAAGTACAATCAGCATTGCAAACATGGAAAGGAGAGATTACATGATGTAATTCAAGAATATCATCGGGATCACATTTCTGCCCTGAAAAAAATGACTTCTTTATTTAAGGAACTCCAAGAATGTGTCTGA
- the LOC123516047 gene encoding acyl-CoA dehydrogenase family member 11-like isoform X2 encodes MPVTFSHSGKYGRMWQIMSSSHLLLPRGILASGARGISATVQCSQQPAGSHSTKSNADRVQRDTQDILKQRLQIQFSRAKLGRFTQPPPRQENPFTNNAFLTSYLTRVLPEQVRNNVWGDLTRFGKKAVVDIYPLGRECELNQPFVRPFDAWGNRTDELVTCQAWKELKKISAEEGLIATAYEGKYGEYDRLYQMVKLFLFSPVSGLYSCPLAMTDGAAKTALMIKSPHLQKAFQYLTSRDPQQFWTSGQWMTEKQGGSDVSGSTETVAVELHNGSHQLFGYKWFSSATDADMSLTLANIISEDQPEPKPRGLTMFYLETRNDDGKLNGMEIIRLKNKLGTRQLPTAELLLDGTVAHQVSAEGRGIASIANMLSISRLHNAISSASVMRRIVQLVRDYSQRRVAFGQGVDSHILHQLTAARMEVVTRGCEVFTLHMARLLGREEAGVASQEESLVLRTLTPILKFFTAKKAMEVVSEGLECFGGQGYIEDTGLPCYLRDAQVLPIWEGTTNIMSLDFLRAVTKSNGDALSVLHSDITGRVEQAKQNKGHHDLEASCRKVTEALDHLAGFLQHHPHLIQAAARDIANSIAHIYIGSLLVDHAAWEKSISSLQAAKVWCHQPLTFLALDQYTADNHHLVMEGYHTDQVYGPMF; translated from the exons ATGCCTGTCACTTTCTCACATAGTGGCAAATATG GCAGAATGTGGCAGATAATGTCTTCATCTCATCTGTTGCTACCCAGAGGAATTTTGGCAAGTGGTGCCCGAGGCATCAGTGCAACAGTGCAATGTTCTCAACAGCCTGCTGGCTCACACTCAACTAAAA GTAATGCTGACAGAGTACAAAGAGACACCCAGGACATCCTGAAGCAGAGGCTACAGATCCAGTTTTCCCGTGCCAAGCTTGGGCGCTTCActcagcctcctcctcgtcaGGAGAATCCTTTTACCAACAATGCATTCTTGACGTCCTACCTTACTAGAGTGTTACCTGAACAA GTTCGGAATAATGTGTGGGGTGACCTCACCAGGTTTGGAAAGAAAGCCGTGGTGGACATTTACCCATTAGGAAGAGAATGTGAGCTGAACCAACCATTTGTGAGGCCATTTGATGCTTGGGGGAACAGAACAGATGAATTAG TCACATGTCAAGCATGGaaggaactgaagaaaatatcTGCTGAAGAAGGTCTAATTGCAACTGCctatgaaggaaaatatgggGAATATGATCGCTTGTATCAAATGGTGAAGctgttcctcttctccccaGTGTCAGGCCTGTACTCCTGTCCACTAGCCATGACAGATGGGGCAGCGAAGACAGCATTG ATGATCAAATCCCCCCATCTGCAAAAAGCATTCCAATATCTCACTTCAAGGGACCCTCAGCAGTTCTGGACATCAGGACAGTGGATGACAGAGAAGCAAG GTGGGTCAGATGTGAGTGGTTCAACAGAAACAGTTGCTGTGGAGCTGCACAATGGGTCTCATCAACTGTTTGGGTACAAGTGGTTCAGCTCTGCCACAGATGCTGATATGTCCCTCACCTTGGCTAATATCATCTCTGAGGATCAACCTGAGCca AAGCCTCGTGGTTTAACAATGTTTTATTTGGAGACAAGAAATGATGATGGAAAACTAAATGGAATGGAGATAATTAGATTGAAGAATAAATTAG GAACTCGGCAGCTGCCCACAGCTGAGCTTCTGCTGGACGGCACTGTAGCCCACCAGGTGAGTGCCGAGGGGCGTGGCATTGCCTCCATCGCTAACATGCTCTCCATATCCAGGCTTCACAATGCCATATCCTCAGCTTCAGTGATGAGAAG GATTGTACAGCTTGTGCGTGACTACAGTCAGCGGCGGGTTGCCTTCGGACAAGGTGTGGATAGCCACATTTTGCACCAGCTGACGGCTGCCAGGATGGAGGTTGTCACAAGAGGCTGTGAGGTGTTCACTCTTCATATGGCAAG GCTtttaggaagagaggaagcaggGGTAGCTTCTCAGGAAGAATCCTTGGTGCTTCGAACACTGACTCCCATCCTCAAGTTCTTCACGGCTAAGAAGGCAATGGAGGTTGTCTCTGAGGGGCTGGAGTGCTTTGGAGGCCAGGGTTACATTGAAGATACTGGCTTGCCTTGCTATCTGCGGGATGCTCAG GTTCTGCCAATCTGGGAGGGAACGACAAACATAATGTCCTTGGATTTTCTCCGAGCAGTGACCAAGAGTAATGGAGATGCCCTCAGTGTCCTGCACAGTGACATCACTG GCCGTGTTGAGCAAGCCAAGCAAAATAAAGGACATCACGATTTGGAGGCCTCATGTCGAAAGGTGACGGAGGCCTTGGATCATCTAGCTGGCTTCCTGCAGCATCACCCTCACCTGATCCAGGCAGCAGCACGAGACATTGCTAATTCCATTGCTCACATCTATATTG GCAGCCTTCTTGTGGACCATGCTGCCTGGGAGAAAAGCATATCCAGCCTCCAGGCAGCCAAGGTGTGGTGCCACCAGCCCCTCACCTTCCTTGCCCTGGACCAATACACGGCTGACAACCACCATCTTGTCATGGAAGGCTACCACACAGATCAAGTGTATGGACCCATGTTTTGA
- the LOC123516047 gene encoding acyl-CoA dehydrogenase family member 11-like isoform X3 produces MWQIMSSSHLLLPRGILASGARGISATVQCSQQPAGSHSTKSNADRVQRDTQDILKQRLQIQFSRAKLGRFTQPPPRQENPFTNNAFLTSYLTRVLPEQVRNNVWGDLTRFGKKAVVDIYPLGRECELNQPFVRPFDAWGNRTDELVTCQAWKELKKISAEEGLIATAYEGKYGEYDRLYQMVKLFLFSPVSGLYSCPLAMTDGAAKTALMIKSPHLQKAFQYLTSRDPQQFWTSGQWMTEKQGGSDVSGSTETVAVELHNGSHQLFGYKWFSSATDADMSLTLANIISEDQPEPKPRGLTMFYLETRNDDGKLNGMEIIRLKNKLGTRQLPTAELLLDGTVAHQVSAEGRGIASIANMLSISRLHNAISSASVMRRIVQLVRDYSQRRVAFGQGVDSHILHQLTAARMEVVTRGCEVFTLHMARLLGREEAGVASQEESLVLRTLTPILKFFTAKKAMEVVSEGLECFGGQGYIEDTGLPCYLRDAQVLPIWEGTTNIMSLDFLRAVTKSNGDALSVLHSDITGRVEQAKQNKGHHDLEASCRKVTEALDHLAGFLQHHPHLIQAAARDIANSIAHIYIGSLLVDHAAWEKSISSLQAAKVWCHQPLTFLALDQYTADNHHLVMEGYHTDQVYGPMF; encoded by the exons ATGTGGCAGATAATGTCTTCATCTCATCTGTTGCTACCCAGAGGAATTTTGGCAAGTGGTGCCCGAGGCATCAGTGCAACAGTGCAATGTTCTCAACAGCCTGCTGGCTCACACTCAACTAAAA GTAATGCTGACAGAGTACAAAGAGACACCCAGGACATCCTGAAGCAGAGGCTACAGATCCAGTTTTCCCGTGCCAAGCTTGGGCGCTTCActcagcctcctcctcgtcaGGAGAATCCTTTTACCAACAATGCATTCTTGACGTCCTACCTTACTAGAGTGTTACCTGAACAA GTTCGGAATAATGTGTGGGGTGACCTCACCAGGTTTGGAAAGAAAGCCGTGGTGGACATTTACCCATTAGGAAGAGAATGTGAGCTGAACCAACCATTTGTGAGGCCATTTGATGCTTGGGGGAACAGAACAGATGAATTAG TCACATGTCAAGCATGGaaggaactgaagaaaatatcTGCTGAAGAAGGTCTAATTGCAACTGCctatgaaggaaaatatgggGAATATGATCGCTTGTATCAAATGGTGAAGctgttcctcttctccccaGTGTCAGGCCTGTACTCCTGTCCACTAGCCATGACAGATGGGGCAGCGAAGACAGCATTG ATGATCAAATCCCCCCATCTGCAAAAAGCATTCCAATATCTCACTTCAAGGGACCCTCAGCAGTTCTGGACATCAGGACAGTGGATGACAGAGAAGCAAG GTGGGTCAGATGTGAGTGGTTCAACAGAAACAGTTGCTGTGGAGCTGCACAATGGGTCTCATCAACTGTTTGGGTACAAGTGGTTCAGCTCTGCCACAGATGCTGATATGTCCCTCACCTTGGCTAATATCATCTCTGAGGATCAACCTGAGCca AAGCCTCGTGGTTTAACAATGTTTTATTTGGAGACAAGAAATGATGATGGAAAACTAAATGGAATGGAGATAATTAGATTGAAGAATAAATTAG GAACTCGGCAGCTGCCCACAGCTGAGCTTCTGCTGGACGGCACTGTAGCCCACCAGGTGAGTGCCGAGGGGCGTGGCATTGCCTCCATCGCTAACATGCTCTCCATATCCAGGCTTCACAATGCCATATCCTCAGCTTCAGTGATGAGAAG GATTGTACAGCTTGTGCGTGACTACAGTCAGCGGCGGGTTGCCTTCGGACAAGGTGTGGATAGCCACATTTTGCACCAGCTGACGGCTGCCAGGATGGAGGTTGTCACAAGAGGCTGTGAGGTGTTCACTCTTCATATGGCAAG GCTtttaggaagagaggaagcaggGGTAGCTTCTCAGGAAGAATCCTTGGTGCTTCGAACACTGACTCCCATCCTCAAGTTCTTCACGGCTAAGAAGGCAATGGAGGTTGTCTCTGAGGGGCTGGAGTGCTTTGGAGGCCAGGGTTACATTGAAGATACTGGCTTGCCTTGCTATCTGCGGGATGCTCAG GTTCTGCCAATCTGGGAGGGAACGACAAACATAATGTCCTTGGATTTTCTCCGAGCAGTGACCAAGAGTAATGGAGATGCCCTCAGTGTCCTGCACAGTGACATCACTG GCCGTGTTGAGCAAGCCAAGCAAAATAAAGGACATCACGATTTGGAGGCCTCATGTCGAAAGGTGACGGAGGCCTTGGATCATCTAGCTGGCTTCCTGCAGCATCACCCTCACCTGATCCAGGCAGCAGCACGAGACATTGCTAATTCCATTGCTCACATCTATATTG GCAGCCTTCTTGTGGACCATGCTGCCTGGGAGAAAAGCATATCCAGCCTCCAGGCAGCCAAGGTGTGGTGCCACCAGCCCCTCACCTTCCTTGCCCTGGACCAATACACGGCTGACAACCACCATCTTGTCATGGAAGGCTACCACACAGATCAAGTGTATGGACCCATGTTTTGA
- the LOC123516047 gene encoding acyl-CoA dehydrogenase family member 11-like isoform X1, translating to MENVCFSKSNSNSKKRGHPPLPEYPSPFLCCVCPAAICSSLTRVTARRAGCHQSPSHLCYAALGEVVSKFQGRMWQIMSSSHLLLPRGILASGARGISATVQCSQQPAGSHSTKSNADRVQRDTQDILKQRLQIQFSRAKLGRFTQPPPRQENPFTNNAFLTSYLTRVLPEQVRNNVWGDLTRFGKKAVVDIYPLGRECELNQPFVRPFDAWGNRTDELVTCQAWKELKKISAEEGLIATAYEGKYGEYDRLYQMVKLFLFSPVSGLYSCPLAMTDGAAKTALMIKSPHLQKAFQYLTSRDPQQFWTSGQWMTEKQGGSDVSGSTETVAVELHNGSHQLFGYKWFSSATDADMSLTLANIISEDQPEPKPRGLTMFYLETRNDDGKLNGMEIIRLKNKLGTRQLPTAELLLDGTVAHQVSAEGRGIASIANMLSISRLHNAISSASVMRRIVQLVRDYSQRRVAFGQGVDSHILHQLTAARMEVVTRGCEVFTLHMARLLGREEAGVASQEESLVLRTLTPILKFFTAKKAMEVVSEGLECFGGQGYIEDTGLPCYLRDAQVLPIWEGTTNIMSLDFLRAVTKSNGDALSVLHSDITGRVEQAKQNKGHHDLEASCRKVTEALDHLAGFLQHHPHLIQAAARDIANSIAHIYIGSLLVDHAAWEKSISSLQAAKVWCHQPLTFLALDQYTADNHHLVMEGYHTDQVYGPMF from the exons ATGGAAAATGTTTGTTTTTCGAAATCCAACTCGAATAGCAAAAAAAGAGGACACCCACCACTACCCGAGTACCCGTCCCCATTCCTCTGCTGTGTTTGCCCAGCGGCTATATGCAGCTCGTTGACACGTGTTACG GCACGGCGGGCAGGTTGCCATCAGTCACCGAGTCACCTATGCTACGCAGCACTTGGTGAAGTTGTGAGCAAGTTTCAAG GCAGAATGTGGCAGATAATGTCTTCATCTCATCTGTTGCTACCCAGAGGAATTTTGGCAAGTGGTGCCCGAGGCATCAGTGCAACAGTGCAATGTTCTCAACAGCCTGCTGGCTCACACTCAACTAAAA GTAATGCTGACAGAGTACAAAGAGACACCCAGGACATCCTGAAGCAGAGGCTACAGATCCAGTTTTCCCGTGCCAAGCTTGGGCGCTTCActcagcctcctcctcgtcaGGAGAATCCTTTTACCAACAATGCATTCTTGACGTCCTACCTTACTAGAGTGTTACCTGAACAA GTTCGGAATAATGTGTGGGGTGACCTCACCAGGTTTGGAAAGAAAGCCGTGGTGGACATTTACCCATTAGGAAGAGAATGTGAGCTGAACCAACCATTTGTGAGGCCATTTGATGCTTGGGGGAACAGAACAGATGAATTAG TCACATGTCAAGCATGGaaggaactgaagaaaatatcTGCTGAAGAAGGTCTAATTGCAACTGCctatgaaggaaaatatgggGAATATGATCGCTTGTATCAAATGGTGAAGctgttcctcttctccccaGTGTCAGGCCTGTACTCCTGTCCACTAGCCATGACAGATGGGGCAGCGAAGACAGCATTG ATGATCAAATCCCCCCATCTGCAAAAAGCATTCCAATATCTCACTTCAAGGGACCCTCAGCAGTTCTGGACATCAGGACAGTGGATGACAGAGAAGCAAG GTGGGTCAGATGTGAGTGGTTCAACAGAAACAGTTGCTGTGGAGCTGCACAATGGGTCTCATCAACTGTTTGGGTACAAGTGGTTCAGCTCTGCCACAGATGCTGATATGTCCCTCACCTTGGCTAATATCATCTCTGAGGATCAACCTGAGCca AAGCCTCGTGGTTTAACAATGTTTTATTTGGAGACAAGAAATGATGATGGAAAACTAAATGGAATGGAGATAATTAGATTGAAGAATAAATTAG GAACTCGGCAGCTGCCCACAGCTGAGCTTCTGCTGGACGGCACTGTAGCCCACCAGGTGAGTGCCGAGGGGCGTGGCATTGCCTCCATCGCTAACATGCTCTCCATATCCAGGCTTCACAATGCCATATCCTCAGCTTCAGTGATGAGAAG GATTGTACAGCTTGTGCGTGACTACAGTCAGCGGCGGGTTGCCTTCGGACAAGGTGTGGATAGCCACATTTTGCACCAGCTGACGGCTGCCAGGATGGAGGTTGTCACAAGAGGCTGTGAGGTGTTCACTCTTCATATGGCAAG GCTtttaggaagagaggaagcaggGGTAGCTTCTCAGGAAGAATCCTTGGTGCTTCGAACACTGACTCCCATCCTCAAGTTCTTCACGGCTAAGAAGGCAATGGAGGTTGTCTCTGAGGGGCTGGAGTGCTTTGGAGGCCAGGGTTACATTGAAGATACTGGCTTGCCTTGCTATCTGCGGGATGCTCAG GTTCTGCCAATCTGGGAGGGAACGACAAACATAATGTCCTTGGATTTTCTCCGAGCAGTGACCAAGAGTAATGGAGATGCCCTCAGTGTCCTGCACAGTGACATCACTG GCCGTGTTGAGCAAGCCAAGCAAAATAAAGGACATCACGATTTGGAGGCCTCATGTCGAAAGGTGACGGAGGCCTTGGATCATCTAGCTGGCTTCCTGCAGCATCACCCTCACCTGATCCAGGCAGCAGCACGAGACATTGCTAATTCCATTGCTCACATCTATATTG GCAGCCTTCTTGTGGACCATGCTGCCTGGGAGAAAAGCATATCCAGCCTCCAGGCAGCCAAGGTGTGGTGCCACCAGCCCCTCACCTTCCTTGCCCTGGACCAATACACGGCTGACAACCACCATCTTGTCATGGAAGGCTACCACACAGATCAAGTGTATGGACCCATGTTTTGA